A window of Veillonellales bacterium contains these coding sequences:
- a CDS encoding lactate racemase domain-containing protein has product MNSIDQLLSSTPIPKVIKVRQHFSRPVVKDIAGAIRNKLMISQVLKRIQPGHRIAITVGSRGIANMQLIVRTIVEIIKEAGAIPFLVPAMGSHGGATSEGQRDLLTSRGFTEEYVKAPIYSNITPIKIGMSKNGLPVYFDSNAYQADWTIVVNRVKPHTSFHGRVESGIQKMIVIGLGKQKGADFCHNQGFDAMAENIPAIAEVALKKANILCGIAILENPYHETAQIEVLPTDIILKREPELLIEAKKLCPQLYIKSFDVMIVDEIGKNISGTGFDTNILGRFLSEKIVGVPNFKRMAILDITKESHGGANGLGLSDYTTERVFHKFDFEQTYANSLTTTVTSTAKIPIVLKNDKQAIQACIKCSNRADKENITMVRIKNTISVEEIEISENLKSYAMEHPQLEVLSEPYTWCFNEDGNFNF; this is encoded by the coding sequence GTGAATAGTATTGATCAATTATTGTCTTCCACTCCTATACCCAAGGTGATCAAAGTCCGGCAACATTTTTCTCGACCAGTGGTAAAGGATATCGCTGGAGCAATACGGAACAAGCTGATGATATCACAGGTCTTGAAACGGATACAACCAGGTCACCGAATTGCCATTACAGTAGGAAGCCGAGGAATTGCTAATATGCAGCTTATTGTAAGGACAATTGTTGAAATTATAAAAGAAGCAGGTGCAATACCTTTTTTAGTACCTGCTATGGGAAGCCATGGTGGTGCTACGTCAGAAGGTCAGCGTGATCTTCTGACAAGTCGTGGTTTTACGGAAGAATATGTTAAAGCGCCTATCTACTCCAATATAACACCGATAAAGATAGGCATGTCAAAAAATGGATTGCCCGTTTATTTTGATAGTAATGCGTATCAAGCTGATTGGACAATTGTAGTGAATCGTGTCAAGCCCCATACAAGCTTTCATGGCAGGGTGGAAAGCGGCATACAAAAAATGATTGTAATTGGATTAGGGAAACAAAAAGGTGCTGATTTTTGCCATAATCAAGGATTTGATGCTATGGCTGAAAATATTCCGGCTATAGCCGAGGTGGCATTAAAGAAGGCGAATATTCTATGCGGTATAGCTATTTTGGAAAATCCTTATCACGAAACGGCTCAAATTGAAGTGTTACCAACTGATATTATCTTGAAACGAGAGCCGGAATTGTTAATAGAAGCAAAGAAATTATGTCCCCAACTGTATATTAAATCTTTTGATGTCATGATTGTAGACGAAATTGGGAAAAACATTAGCGGAACCGGGTTTGATACAAATATATTAGGACGTTTTCTTTCAGAGAAAATAGTGGGTGTACCAAATTTTAAACGAATGGCCATTCTTGATATTACGAAAGAATCCCATGGAGGAGCTAATGGATTAGGATTGAGTGATTATACAACTGAACGAGTTTTTCACAAATTTGACTTTGAGCAGACTTATGCCAATTCTTTAACGACCACCGTAACAAGTACTGCGAAAATACCAATCGTATTAAAAAATGATAAACAAGCAATTCAGGCCTGCATTAAATGCAGCAATCGAGCAGATAAGGAAAATATTACTATGGTAAGAATTAAAAATACGATATCAGTAGAAGAAATTGAGATATCGGAAAATTTAAAGTCTTATGCAATGGAACATCCACAACTAGAAGTTTTAAGCGAACCATATACATGGTGTTTTAATGAAGATGGAAATTTTAATTTCTAG
- a CDS encoding GntR family transcriptional regulator, producing MDKNINNTTKKRISKKEQAYGYIRTNILNGTFGPGYRIVIDNIKKELDLSSIPVREAIQQLEAENLIQVIPYSGAVVKMIEEKDYEENQTVLAILDGAATSMASDHLNQEDLQRLEQLNADMRVAIEELRLEEFGELNAEFHKMIYHRCGNTLLIDALANVWQRMVQIRKSIYTFVPYRGKESIEEHATLIAMIKAHESSEKIEAFSRKHKMEMLEAVKKAMQNKMRKNK from the coding sequence ATGGATAAAAATATTAATAATACAACAAAAAAAAGAATAAGTAAAAAAGAACAGGCTTATGGATATATCCGCACCAATATTTTGAATGGTACCTTTGGACCCGGATATCGAATTGTCATTGATAATATAAAAAAAGAATTGGATTTAAGCAGTATCCCTGTAAGAGAGGCAATTCAACAATTGGAAGCAGAAAATCTGATTCAAGTGATTCCGTATAGTGGTGCTGTTGTTAAAATGATCGAAGAAAAAGATTATGAGGAAAACCAGACGGTTTTGGCTATCTTAGATGGAGCGGCTACTTCCATGGCGTCGGACCATTTAAACCAAGAGGACTTGCAAAGGCTAGAACAGTTAAATGCTGATATGAGGGTGGCTATAGAAGAATTACGGTTGGAAGAATTCGGAGAACTCAATGCTGAGTTTCACAAAATGATTTATCATCGCTGTGGTAATACGCTTCTAATTGATGCTTTGGCGAATGTATGGCAACGTATGGTGCAGATAAGAAAATCTATATATACTTTTGTGCCCTATAGAGGGAAAGAGTCTATAGAGGAACATGCAACCTTAATAGCAATGATTAAAGCACATGAGTCATCAGAAAAAATTGAAGCATTTAGTCGAAAACATAAAATGGAAATGCTAGAAGCAGTGAAAAAAGCAATGCAAAATAAAATGAGAAAGAATAAATAA